One region of Streptomyces rishiriensis genomic DNA includes:
- the smc gene encoding chromosome segregation protein SMC, translating into MHLKALTLRGFKSFASATTLRFEPGITCVVGPNGSGKSNVVDALSWVMGEQGAKSLRGGKMEDVIFAGTTGRPPLGRAEVSLTIDNSDGALPIEYAEVTITRIMFRNGGSEYQINGDTCRLLDIQDLLSDSGIGREMHVIVGQGQLDSVLHADPMGRRAFIEEAAGVLKHRKRKEKALRKLDAMQANLARVQDLTDELRRQLKPLGRQAAVARRAAVIQADLRDARLRLLADDLVRLREALQTEVADEAALKERKEAAEQELRKALQRESLLEDEVRRLAPRLQRAQQTWYELSQLAERVRGTISLADARVKSATSAPPEERRGRDPEDMEREAARVREQEAELEAALEAARHALDDTVAHRADLERELAVEERRLKDVARAIADRREGLARLNGQVNAARSRAASAQAEIDRLAAARDGALERAVTAQEEYETLKAEVDGLDAGDQELGEQHEAARRQLVEAESALTAAREAVTGAERRRAATQARHETLAMGLRRKDGTGALLGARDRLSGLLGPAAELLTVTPGYEVPLAAAFGAAADALAVTTPSAAAEAIRLLRKQDAGRAALLLSGAPDDVPQEPRETEGSRYAADLVRGPDDLLPAVRRLLRGIVVVGTLEDAEEIVYARPDLTAVTLEGDLLGAHFAHGGSAGAPSLLEVQASVDEAAAELGELAVRCEELTRAQHAAGERRTECAVLVEELGERRRAADREKSAVAQQLGRLAGQARGAAGEAERSTAAAARAQEALDRAVEEAEELAERLTVAEEMPVEEEPDTSARDRLAADGANARQTEMEARLQVRTHEERVKGLAGRADSLDRAARAEREARARAEQRLARLRHEAAVAEAVASGARQLLAHVEVSLGRAEAERVAADAAKARREQELAAARTAGRDLKAELDKLTDSVHRGEVLGAEKRMRIEQLETRALEELGVEPAGLVSEYGPHQPVPPSLPAEGEVLPEDPEDPRNLPRRFLRAEQEKRLRAAERAYQQLGKVNPLALEEFSALEERHKFLSEQLEDLKKTRADLLQVVKEVDERVEQVFSEAFRDTARQFEGVFSRLFPGGEGRLILTDPDNMLTTGVDVEARPPGKKVKRLSLLSGGERSLTAVAMLVSIFKARPSPFYVMDEVEAALDDTNLQRLIRIMQELQESSQLIVITHQKRTMEVADALYGVSMQGDGVSKVISQRLR; encoded by the coding sequence CGGCAGCGAGTACCAGATCAACGGTGACACCTGCCGGCTCCTCGACATCCAGGACCTGCTGTCCGACTCCGGCATCGGCCGCGAGATGCACGTCATCGTCGGCCAGGGGCAGCTCGACTCCGTCCTGCACGCCGACCCCATGGGCCGCCGCGCCTTCATCGAGGAGGCCGCGGGCGTCCTCAAGCACCGCAAGCGCAAGGAGAAGGCGCTCAGGAAACTGGACGCGATGCAGGCCAACCTGGCGCGCGTGCAGGACCTGACCGACGAACTGCGTCGCCAGCTCAAGCCCCTCGGCCGCCAGGCCGCCGTCGCCCGCCGTGCCGCCGTCATCCAGGCAGACCTGCGCGACGCCCGCCTGCGCCTCCTCGCCGACGATCTCGTACGGCTGCGGGAGGCTTTGCAGACCGAGGTCGCGGACGAGGCCGCCCTCAAGGAGCGCAAGGAAGCCGCCGAGCAGGAACTGCGCAAGGCCCTTCAGCGGGAGTCGCTGCTGGAGGACGAGGTCCGCCGGCTCGCACCGCGCCTCCAGCGCGCCCAGCAGACCTGGTACGAACTGTCCCAGCTGGCCGAGCGCGTCCGCGGCACGATCTCGCTGGCCGACGCGCGCGTGAAGAGCGCCACCTCGGCGCCGCCCGAGGAGCGCCGCGGCCGCGATCCCGAGGACATGGAGCGCGAGGCCGCCCGCGTCCGCGAGCAGGAGGCCGAGCTGGAGGCCGCCCTCGAAGCGGCCCGGCACGCGCTCGACGACACCGTCGCCCACCGCGCCGACCTGGAGCGGGAGCTCGCCGTCGAGGAACGGCGGCTGAAGGACGTCGCCCGGGCCATCGCAGACCGCCGCGAGGGCCTCGCCCGGCTGAACGGCCAGGTCAACGCGGCCCGTTCCCGTGCCGCCTCCGCCCAGGCCGAGATCGACCGGCTCGCCGCCGCCCGGGACGGGGCCCTGGAGCGGGCCGTCACCGCACAGGAGGAGTACGAGACGCTCAAGGCGGAGGTCGACGGCCTCGACGCGGGTGACCAGGAACTCGGGGAACAGCACGAGGCCGCCAGACGGCAACTCGTCGAGGCGGAGTCCGCTCTCACCGCCGCCCGCGAGGCGGTCACGGGGGCCGAACGCAGACGCGCCGCGACCCAGGCCCGCCACGAGACCCTGGCGATGGGTCTGCGCCGCAAGGACGGCACGGGCGCGCTGCTCGGCGCGCGCGACCGGCTGAGCGGACTGCTGGGCCCGGCGGCCGAACTGCTGACGGTGACGCCGGGGTACGAAGTTCCGCTGGCGGCGGCCTTCGGGGCGGCGGCGGACGCCCTCGCCGTGACCACTCCGTCCGCGGCCGCCGAGGCGATCCGTCTCCTGCGCAAGCAGGACGCGGGCCGGGCCGCGCTGTTGCTCAGCGGTGCCCCGGACGACGTGCCCCAGGAGCCGCGGGAGACCGAGGGGTCGCGGTACGCCGCCGACCTCGTGCGCGGCCCCGACGATCTCCTGCCCGCCGTACGGCGTCTCCTGCGGGGGATCGTCGTCGTCGGCACGCTGGAGGACGCCGAGGAGATCGTCTACGCCAGGCCCGATCTCACCGCCGTCACCCTCGAGGGCGACCTGCTGGGGGCGCACTTCGCGCACGGCGGGTCCGCCGGGGCGCCCAGTCTGCTGGAGGTGCAGGCGTCCGTCGACGAGGCCGCGGCCGAGCTCGGAGAGCTGGCCGTGCGCTGCGAGGAGTTGACCCGGGCGCAGCACGCGGCGGGGGAGCGGCGCACGGAGTGCGCCGTGCTCGTCGAGGAGTTGGGGGAGCGGCGGCGGGCCGCCGACCGGGAGAAGTCGGCCGTGGCCCAGCAGCTCGGACGGCTCGCAGGACAGGCGCGGGGCGCCGCCGGGGAGGCCGAGCGCTCCACGGCGGCCGCGGCGCGGGCGCAGGAGGCACTGGACCGGGCCGTGGAGGAGGCCGAGGAACTGGCCGAACGGCTGACCGTCGCCGAGGAGATGCCGGTCGAGGAGGAGCCCGACACCTCCGCGCGCGACCGGCTCGCGGCGGACGGGGCCAACGCCCGGCAGACCGAGATGGAGGCGCGGCTCCAGGTCCGTACGCACGAGGAACGGGTCAAGGGGCTGGCCGGGCGGGCCGACTCGCTGGACCGGGCCGCGCGGGCGGAACGCGAGGCACGCGCGCGTGCCGAACAGCGGCTGGCGCGGCTGCGGCACGAGGCCGCCGTCGCGGAGGCCGTGGCCTCCGGCGCGCGGCAGTTGCTCGCGCATGTCGAGGTGTCCCTCGGGCGGGCCGAGGCGGAGCGGGTCGCGGCCGACGCCGCCAAGGCGCGGCGCGAGCAGGAGCTGGCCGCCGCCCGCACCGCCGGCCGCGATCTGAAGGCCGAGCTGGACAAGCTGACGGACTCGGTGCACCGGGGTGAGGTGCTCGGCGCCGAGAAGCGGATGCGGATCGAGCAGCTGGAGACCAGGGCGCTGGAGGAACTGGGGGTGGAGCCCGCGGGTCTCGTCTCCGAGTACGGACCCCACCAGCCGGTGCCGCCCTCGCTGCCCGCCGAGGGCGAGGTGCTGCCGGAGGATCCCGAAGACCCGCGCAACCTGCCGAGGCGTTTCCTGCGGGCCGAGCAGGAGAAGCGGCTGAGGGCGGCCGAACGCGCCTATCAGCAGCTCGGCAAGGTGAACCCGCTCGCCCTGGAGGAGTTCTCCGCGCTGGAGGAGCGGCACAAGTTCCTCAGCGAGCAGCTGGAGGACCTCAAGAAGACCCGGGCGGACCTCCTTCAGGTGGTGAAGGAGGTCGACGAGCGGGTCGAGCAGGTCTTCAGCGAGGCGTTCCGGGATACCGCACGGCAGTTCGAGGGCGTGTTCAGCCGGCTCTTCCCCGGCGGCGAGGGACGGCTGATCCTGACCGACCCCGACAACATGCTCACCACGGGCGTCGACGTCGAGGCGCGGCCGCCCGGCAAGAAGGTGAAGCGGCTCAGTCTGCTCTCCGGTGGCGAGCGATCGCTGACCGCCGTGGCCATGCTGGTGTCGATCTTCAAGGCCCGGCCCAGCCCGTTCTACGTCATGGACGAGGTCGAGGCCGCCCTCGACGACACCAACCTCCAGCGCCTGATCCGCATCATGCAGGAGCTCCAGGAGTCCTCGCAGCTGATCGTGATCACGCACCAGAAGCGCACGATGGAGGTCGCCGACGCGCTGTACGGCGTGTCCATGCAGGGCGATGGTGTGTCGAAGGTCATCAGCCAGCGCCTGCGCTGA